A section of the Streptomyces sp. CG1 genome encodes:
- a CDS encoding 5-(carboxyamino)imidazole ribonucleotide synthase → MTFPVVGMVGGGQLARMTHEAGIPLGIRFKLLSDTPQDSAAQVVSDVVIGDYRDLDTLRDFARGCDVITFDHEHVPTEHLRALEADGIPVRPGPDALVHAQDKGVMRAKLDAIGIPCPRHRIVADPEDVVRFAAEGNGFPVVLKTVRGGYDGKGVWVVETPEEATDPFRAGVPVLAEEKVDYVRELAANVVRSPHGQAVAYPVVESRQTDGVCDTVIAPAPGLDDSLALQAERMALTIAKELDVVGHLAVELFQTLDGRILVNELAMRPHNSGHWTQDGAITSQFANHVRAVLDLPLGDPRPRARWTVMVNVLGGDYPDMYSAYLHCMARDPKLKIHMYGKDVKPGRKVGHVNTYGDDLDDVLERARHAAGYLRGTITE, encoded by the coding sequence GTGACGTTCCCGGTAGTCGGCATGGTCGGCGGGGGGCAGCTCGCGCGTATGACGCACGAGGCGGGCATCCCGTTGGGCATCAGGTTCAAGCTCCTCAGTGACACCCCTCAGGATTCCGCGGCGCAGGTCGTGAGCGATGTCGTCATCGGCGACTACCGCGATCTGGACACGCTGCGTGACTTCGCGCGCGGGTGCGATGTGATCACCTTCGATCACGAGCACGTACCCACCGAGCACCTCAGGGCCCTGGAGGCGGACGGCATCCCCGTGCGCCCGGGCCCCGACGCGCTGGTGCACGCCCAGGACAAGGGCGTGATGCGCGCGAAGCTCGACGCGATCGGCATCCCGTGCCCACGGCACCGGATCGTCGCCGATCCGGAGGACGTGGTCCGGTTCGCGGCCGAGGGGAATGGCTTCCCGGTCGTGCTGAAGACCGTCCGCGGCGGCTACGACGGCAAGGGCGTGTGGGTCGTGGAGACCCCCGAGGAGGCCACCGACCCGTTCCGGGCCGGGGTCCCGGTCCTCGCCGAGGAGAAGGTCGACTACGTCCGCGAGCTGGCCGCCAACGTCGTACGCTCCCCGCACGGCCAGGCCGTCGCCTACCCGGTGGTGGAGTCCCGGCAGACCGACGGCGTCTGCGACACGGTCATCGCCCCGGCCCCGGGCCTGGACGACTCCCTCGCGCTGCAGGCCGAGCGGATGGCCCTGACCATCGCCAAGGAGCTGGACGTCGTCGGGCACCTCGCGGTCGAGCTGTTCCAGACCCTCGACGGCCGCATCCTCGTCAACGAACTGGCGATGCGCCCGCACAACTCCGGTCACTGGACCCAGGACGGCGCGATCACCTCGCAGTTCGCCAACCACGTCCGCGCGGTCCTCGACCTCCCGCTCGGCGACCCGCGCCCGCGCGCCAGGTGGACCGTGATGGTCAACGTCCTCGGCGGCGACTACCCGGACATGTACTCCGCCTACTTGCACTGCATGGCCCGCGACCCCAAGCTCAAGATCCACATGTACGGCAAGGACGTGAAGCCCGGCCGCAAGGTAGGACACGTCAACACCTACGGCGACGACCTGGACGACGTGCTGGAGCGCGCCCGTCACGCAGCCGGCTATCTGAGAGGCACGATCACCGAATGA
- a CDS encoding dipeptidase — MTSLDEARSLLREFPVVDGHNDLPWALREQVRYDLDARDIAVHQNAHLHTDIPRLREGGVGAQYWSVYVRSDLPGAVPATLEQIDCVRQLIARNPADLRAALTAADMEAARAEGRIASLMGAEGGHSIDNSLGTLRGLYELGVRYMTLTHNDNNDWADSATDEPKVGGLSAFGREVVREMNRLGMLVDLSHVAPTTMRAALDTTSAPVIFSHSSARAVCDHPRNIPDDVLERLPANGGVAMVTFVPKFVLQAAVAWTVAADENMRAHGFHHLDTSAEAMKVHHAFEERTPRPVATVSTVADHLDHMREVAGIDHLGIGGDYDGTAFTPDGLNDVSGYPNLLAELLDRGWSKTDLAKLTWQNAVRVLGAAEDVARELQTTRGPSNATIESLDG; from the coding sequence ATGACCTCACTGGACGAAGCACGGTCCCTGCTGCGCGAGTTCCCGGTCGTCGACGGCCACAACGACCTGCCGTGGGCGCTGCGCGAACAGGTACGCTACGACCTCGACGCCCGCGACATCGCCGTACACCAGAACGCCCATCTGCACACCGACATCCCGCGCCTGCGCGAGGGCGGGGTAGGGGCGCAGTACTGGTCGGTGTATGTGCGCTCGGACCTCCCGGGTGCGGTGCCGGCGACTCTCGAACAGATCGACTGCGTACGGCAGTTGATCGCCCGGAACCCCGCCGACCTGCGGGCCGCGCTGACCGCCGCCGACATGGAGGCGGCGCGGGCCGAGGGCCGTATCGCCTCCCTGATGGGCGCGGAGGGCGGGCACTCGATCGACAACTCCCTCGGCACCCTGCGCGGTCTGTACGAGCTGGGTGTGCGCTACATGACGCTCACCCACAACGACAACAACGACTGGGCGGACTCGGCGACCGACGAGCCGAAGGTCGGCGGCCTGTCGGCCTTCGGCCGCGAGGTGGTCCGGGAGATGAACCGCCTCGGCATGCTGGTCGACCTGTCCCATGTGGCGCCCACGACGATGCGCGCCGCGCTGGACACCACGTCCGCGCCGGTGATCTTCTCGCACTCCTCCGCCCGCGCGGTCTGCGACCACCCGCGCAACATCCCCGACGACGTGCTGGAGCGGCTGCCCGCCAACGGTGGTGTGGCGATGGTGACGTTCGTGCCGAAGTTCGTGCTCCAGGCGGCCGTCGCGTGGACGGTGGCGGCCGACGAGAACATGCGCGCCCACGGCTTCCATCACCTCGACACCAGCGCCGAGGCGATGAAGGTGCACCACGCGTTCGAGGAGCGCACTCCGCGTCCGGTCGCCACGGTGTCGACGGTGGCGGACCATCTGGACCACATGCGCGAGGTGGCCGGCATCGACCACCTGGGCATCGGCGGCGACTACGACGGCACCGCGTTCACCCCGGACGGCCTGAACGACGTCTCGGGCTACCCGAACCTGCTAGCCGAACTGCTGGACCGCGGCTGGTCCAAGACCGATCTGGCCAAGCTGACCTGGCAGAACGCGGTGCGGGTGCTGGGCGCGGCGGAGGACGTGGCTCGTGAACTTCAGACGACGCGGGGCCCGTCCAACGCGACTATCGAGTCGCTGGACGGCTGA
- the purE gene encoding 5-(carboxyamino)imidazole ribonucleotide mutase has translation MSPVVGIVMGSDSDWPVMEAAAKALDEFEIGYEVDVVSAHRMPREMVTYGEQAADRGLKVIIAGAGGAAHLPGMLASVTPLPVIGVPVPLKYLDGMDSLLSIVQMPAGVPVATVSVAGARNAGLLAARILATHDEELLHKMRDFQQDLNDQATDKGKRLRSKVEGSSGFGFGK, from the coding sequence ATGAGCCCTGTTGTTGGCATCGTCATGGGGTCGGACTCCGACTGGCCCGTCATGGAGGCCGCCGCCAAGGCGCTGGACGAGTTCGAGATCGGCTACGAGGTCGACGTCGTCTCCGCGCACCGCATGCCCCGCGAGATGGTCACGTACGGCGAGCAGGCCGCCGACCGCGGGCTGAAGGTGATCATCGCCGGTGCGGGCGGCGCCGCCCACCTCCCGGGCATGCTCGCCTCGGTCACGCCCCTGCCGGTCATCGGCGTGCCGGTGCCGCTGAAGTACCTCGACGGCATGGACTCGCTGCTGTCCATCGTGCAGATGCCGGCCGGTGTGCCGGTCGCCACGGTCTCCGTCGCCGGTGCCCGCAACGCGGGCCTGCTCGCGGCCCGCATCCTCGCCACGCACGACGAGGAACTGCTGCACAAGATGCGCGACTTCCAGCAGGACCTCAACGACCAGGCCACCGATAAGGGCAAGCGGCTGCGTTCCAAGGTCGAGGGATCGAGCGGCTTCGGCTTCGGGAAGTAA
- a CDS encoding type II toxin-antitoxin system Phd/YefM family antitoxin, with protein sequence MTISASEARRDLFPLIKRVNDDHTPVRISSKGGDAVLMSAEDYESWQETVYLLRSPANARRLMEAVARDRAGAAHITKTLDELQDLAGDE encoded by the coding sequence GTGACCATAAGCGCTAGTGAGGCACGCCGGGACCTGTTTCCTCTGATCAAGCGGGTCAATGACGACCACACGCCGGTCCGCATCAGTTCCAAGGGTGGTGACGCCGTCCTCATGTCTGCCGAGGACTACGAGTCCTGGCAGGAGACGGTGTACCTGCTGCGGTCTCCGGCGAACGCCCGGCGCCTCATGGAAGCGGTAGCCAGGGACAGGGCGGGTGCCGCCCACATCACCAAGACCCTGGACGAGTTGCAGGACTTGGCGGGGGACGAATGA
- a CDS encoding GtrA family protein: protein MEPRSSGLRRLGREVAKFGTVGVAGIFVNLGAFNLVRHVSDLPVVRASIIATVVAIAFNYVGFRYWTYRDREKSGRTKELTLFLFFSAIGLVIENGVLYLATYGMGWDNSLQSNVSKFVGIGVATLFRFWSYRTWVFRVQPSQEAESILVAESKRPHTEPEPKSQRVP, encoded by the coding sequence ATGGAACCTCGTTCCTCGGGGCTGCGACGGCTGGGACGCGAGGTGGCCAAGTTCGGCACCGTCGGCGTTGCGGGCATCTTTGTCAATCTCGGCGCGTTCAACCTGGTCCGCCACGTGTCCGACCTGCCGGTCGTGCGCGCCAGCATCATCGCGACGGTGGTCGCGATCGCGTTCAACTACGTGGGCTTCCGCTACTGGACGTACCGGGACCGCGAGAAGAGCGGCCGCACCAAGGAACTCACGCTGTTCCTGTTCTTCAGCGCGATCGGCCTGGTGATCGAGAACGGCGTGCTGTACCTGGCGACCTACGGCATGGGCTGGGACAACTCGCTGCAGAGCAACGTCTCCAAGTTCGTCGGCATCGGCGTCGCGACCCTGTTCCGTTTCTGGTCGTACCGCACCTGGGTGTTCCGCGTGCAGCCGTCGCAGGAGGCGGAGTCGATCCTGGTGGCCGAGTCCAAGAGGCCGCACACCGAGCCCGAGCCGAAGTCCCAGCGCGTTCCGTAA